The Aspergillus luchuensis IFO 4308 DNA, chromosome 4, nearly complete sequence DNA window TATTAGACACATTGAAACAGCTACATCGCCTTCACAGCCCCCCGCTTGTCAACCGTAACCCACATATCACGCCAGAATCCCACGCCTCCCTTTATCACAAAATGCGCGGAAGGTTTGCTGGCAATAGAGTGAAGCTTGAAATTGCGGAAGAGCTGTATCCCAATGAATCAGACAACGAATGAATCTAAAAGATTGAGGGATGAGACGGGAAGGTACAAACCTGCAAAGGACCCTTGAATAGCTCCATCATCGCAATATCCTTGCCCAAACATACTCGCGTCCCGTAACCAAAAGTAAACATATACTTGTTCATGAGCTTGGCGCGCTCTACGTCCAGCCAACGCTCTGGGTTGAAGACATTTGCATCAGCGCCAAACACCTCCTGATCGCGGTGGACGATCCATGGGTTAGACGAGATCTCCGTGCCCGCGGGTGCGAACTTGCCATAGAGATCGATACCCGGCTCGGAGACATATCGAGGAAAAAGGTTTGGCGCGGAAGGGTTCAGGCGCAAGGTCTCGCGGACACACGCGGCGTAGTAGGGCAAGTGCTCCACAATTTCCTGGTACTGGGCCATTGGACTGATGAGGCCCTTTCGGGCAGCATCATCGATCTCGGCCATCATGCGCTCGTACACCTCCGTGTGGGTCATGAGGTTATATACCAGCGCTTGGAAGACAGTTCCGGTGGTGTCGGCGCCAGCAAGAAGGACTAAGAGGACCTCTGCCCGGATGTACTCCATGTCTAGGGGCTTGCCCTCTTCGGTGCGGGCCTCGAGGAAGgtctggaggagatcgatcCGGCCAatgtccttcttttcttcgagGTCGCGCAGACGCTGGTCAATGAGTCGGTCGCGGAAGCGCATCAGGACTCCGATACCGGAGTCATCTTGGGGAGTCGCAACCAGGTATTTCTTCATGAAggtcgtcttcatccagcTGGTGAAGGGGTGGAGACGCGCCAGGAGACCGAAGGCTGGCAGGCCGTCGTGGAAGCCTTGTACTAGACCGCCGACGTCTTGTCCTTGCTCGACGAAACCAAAGGGTGCACCGAAGCCGACCTCGCTGATGATGTCGTATGCCATGTAGCTGGGAGAAATGTTAGTATGGCCTGCGGGATGAAGGGATGGGTCCAAGAATAGCACGGCACTCACACTGCCCACCATGAGAAGTCGAAGACAGCGCCCGTGCGGGCGAACCTCTCGTCGATTTTCTGTAGCCAATGCTCAATGTGGGCGTCGAGGAGCGGCTCCATGCGCTTGACGTTGCTAAAGCTGTACTGTGCAGGTATCAGTCGAGTGGGCTCTGAAGGGAAATAAAGAGTCGAGTTGAGCGTACTGGGCCGGCAATGTGTTTCCGGAATGCCGCATGCGTCTTGTGAGAGCGCATGTTGAACAGAGACTCGGTCTCGCCGAAAGATCCGGTGATGTAGTGTCCCGTTTTGTCGGCATTGCGATGGTAGATGTCGGGGAGCTTCTTGGGGTCGCTGACAAGCAGGAGCGTGGGTGTGATACGGACCACGGGGCCTGGAAACGTTTGAGTCAGGCTTAATTCCTTTCGCAACTTGTTATTCAGGTAGTACGATGGTTTAGCGTACCATATTTTTTTGTGAGATCGTACACTGTCTGCAGTTCAGTCTCGCGCAGATTATGCCATGCAATCCAGAGTCGGGTGACGCCGCCCCAGAATGGACCAGGAAACTTCGCCAACGGATGGAAAAAGTGGTAATAAACGATCTGGTACACGAATTGAAGGACCACATAGGCGACCAGACCCAGGATCACGTTGGTGGTCGTGACCTTGGAGAGGAGATCTTCACCCACGCCcatgattgttgttgcttttgtAGTCGGCGAGCGGAGAGATGGCAACAAAATTCACTGGGAAGCGACCCCAAGCTCTTAAAACATGATCACCGACAGCCGTTGGAGGGGAGCTTTGGACTTAGGCCCGCCCTAGGTCCAGCACCGACATCTGGCTCCTCTCTCCTACGTAAATGTGGCCAGACGACGAATCAGTTAGCCTCGTAGTGGTACCACTGAAGAAGCGGCTGTGCGCCATCTAAGCATGTACCGGGACTCGATCCGAGGAGAACACCACTGAGGCTACTGCATTGGGAGGGTAGACAATATGACCGGAGTGTCGATCCAACCAGACTGGAGCCATTGACAAGCGTCACTCGAAGAACCACCCCCAGTGCCGACAGACAATGACCAGTCTAGTCCGTCAGAGCAGCGACGAGCCGACGACGTACCTTAGTGGTGCGGGGACAAAGTGAAGACTCATGAGCAGGGAGAAATGCGCGGCCGAGGGTTTAGGACCTCCAACGGCTCCTAGTGTCTCTGATGGAGTGGGCTTGCGGAGTCGCGATGAGCCATTATTGGCCGTGGTTAAGCTCTCGGGGGAGCAGTTGACACTTGTCAGGCTCGAAGTTTGTCAGAGACTGCTACTGAAATGGTCATGTCCCGACATCAAGACCAATGGAACTATTTCTAGTTTGATGAAAGGGACCATTCCTTCCGTGCCAGTTTGTGGAGTGCCGTTCTTGCCATATATACTTATCCCCCCAATCCATTCATcttctatccatctatcaaaCTATCGGGAAACCGCCGGATCCcacaaacaaagaaaaaccCAAAAATCTCGTTGCTCGACGTGTTCGACAAAGTCCTTTGTGCTAACAGCAATTAAATTGGGGTCCACCGGGGGAGCCGACGTGAGAGGCCAGATCCACCCACAGACATCCCCCTAGCAGGCCCTAACGGAGACTAACTCTGACGCCGGCCTGGAGCTGGGCCGCGATCGGCACTCCATCCATGGCTccaggaaaataaaataattacacCCTTCGCAAGTTGCAGAAGGGGTGTCAAAACAGGCCCAGAACTGCAGAAACAGGTATGGCAAGCAAAGATTCCAGGATTCCCTGGAGAAATTGCCGGTTTAGTGTCGGCTTGCCCATTGGAGTCCTACGCAGTAGACTACTAATGGCGCACTTCGTTATGCCTAGAGTCGGTCTTTTGACCACGAGACACTATTGATTGCTTCTGCAACTGTCGAAATTTTTGTGATACTGAGAATTAGGAATACTCTCAGCTGAGGATGGCAACATTGCGCCTGTTGATATATCACTTTTTGATACCAATGTCGCTATGGGTGGCGGACGGACTTGTACACGGCCTGAAGGGGCCGCTTTGACAATTTGGATGGGAGGAGTAGCAAGGTTCTCCTATCTACTTACGAACGTATtttctatccatccatctcacATGGAATTCCAACGCAGATTTTCACCGTTGGATCGAGAGAAATTGGTGGTCGCGACTACTGGATCGGAAGCACGGCCGATAGCCCGAGGTCCGTCCCCGAAGCCACTCACTAAACCCATTCCCCGTCAATCTTATTCGCTCCTTGAACATCAGCATGAGTCAATGAACCAGCATGAGACGGAACTCCTTTCACAAATCCAACACCTTGTTAGCTGGTGCATAAACTGGCTGCCTTGAAGAACCAAAAAAGCATTAAGGGGTGGTTTTCAATCCTTTGGATCTATTGACCGAGCTACAGTGAGTATTCAGTAGTACAGGCTTCCGCGTGCCAGGGCGACCAATAAAGATCTGCCCTACGCCCCCCAGAACGTCTCCCAAGCCACCAGGATTTGATCCTGCGCACATCGTCTTCGCAGGCATTCGCAGGCATGACGCCCGACACCCGGCGTAGACCACCTTTTGAGCAGAAGACTCGCCGTTCAGAATTGTCTGGACGGGTCCATCCCCAGTGGAGTGGGTCAGCATTTGCGCTCAGGGCGACTATCAGTCAAGGCCCTAATCCGGTTGGAGCAAAGCCGGCAGCGATTCTCCTGCCTTTCAGACACCGGTCGTTTATGGTGCGAATAGTGCCGGAATTTACTTCCTTCCGTTTTATCCAGTCCTCCCGTGTCTCGCAGACAGCCATTACCCTGTCACAGAGGTGCTTGTGGTGGCTTGACTTGGCTGGCTGCCGTACGTTCCGGGGATGAGGTTGTCGCAGCCACTGTCTACATGAACACCGATTATCAATGATTAACGAGAACGTGGTGGCAACCTCTGCAACAAAAGTACAGATTAATATCCAGAATTTTGTTCCACTTCTTGCGAACATCGGAATCCCCCCCGGCGATATGACCCATCTTTAGTGACGATCGTGCCCCAACTGCTATTCTTGTCGCAGATGGCCACTCAGTAGACAGCGACTAACTTTCTAGTGGCACCCCCGATTAGCCGTGGAGCGATAGGTTCAACGACACATTTTCTGTATCAGATTCGATGAGCGGAGTCGGCCAGTGCATCCGGACTTGATGCCCACCACTCCAGGACCCAAGATGTGGGCTACGTACGAACTGTCACTGGAGTCCCCGATTCTTGGTCGCTACTCGCGCGAGACCttgcttttttccttccGTTCTTCCAGTGTCGCTAGCCAACTCTTGGTGCTGTGTGAAATTTTCCCTCGCAGTTTTCCCTTTTTAGGAAACGCCATTGTCCATCAGACTCCAGTTTCTCCAACATGCGAGCTTGACCCGCACCGCTTAGGGTCGTCCAAGAATGAGTCCCGGGGCCCTGCCAGGGGCATTCGATGCAGCGATGATCGCGATGGCGCACATGCGCGAGATTGCCTTCCGTTAAATCGCAACTCAATCTTTAACCCCCCGGAAGTTCCCCTTCTAGAAAATGACTGTCTTCTCCGTGTATGGTGTGTGTGGTGCATGAGCGACTGCATCTGATGTGTTGCACTCGATAAATAGACCTTGGACTTTCCCGATTCACTACCCAGCATTGTGCGCCTTGCCTTCTTCTGTCCGTTTGGACTGTCAACATGGCAGCTACACAGGGACCAGTCATTGCTGGTGTTGCGATTAGCTTCGCGATCCTGAGTTTTGTGACTATCTGTCTACGGCTGTTTGCTCGAATCTATGTCTTGAAGCGAATGGGCTTGGATGACTGTAAGTCAATATTGTTATCTCCCTCATTGACTGTGTCCAATCTGTGACTGACCTACTATTCCTCCTAGATTTGATTATCGGCGCCTGCGTAAGGGGATCGTTTCCGGATCGATGCGATTGAGCTGACCTCTCACCCAGCTTCTATCATGGGCATTTACAGCAGTTACCATAGTCGGTAAGATAATTCCTCTGTCCGCATGTGAGGGCATAAACTGACACTGTATAGCTGTCAAGCATGGTATGGGCCAGCAcatggtggatgtggatcaAAGTGGTCTTATCACATACTCTTTTGTACGTCACTTCACCTTCCACTTATGATATCGCTGCTGACGACATGAACAGGCCGTCTGGTTGAGTTCGATGTTCTACCTGGCCGCCCTTGGCTTTGTCAAAACCTCCGTCTGCTGGTTCTACACCCGACTTGGTGACAAGCAACTCACGCGCATGTCTCTCGTCATGATGTGTGTTGTGGGTTGCCAAGCCACTTCATTCGTTCTGACAGCTGCGTTTCAATGCAATCCCATTGCCCGCGCCTGGAATACTAGCATTCCTGGACGCTGCGTAACAATCAACGTCTTCTACCTCGCCAACGCAGCGCTGAACATTACGACCGATCTGCTCACCTACTCGCTGCCGATCCGGGTCATCCTGAAGCTACACATGCCAAGGAAACAGAAGTTGGCCCTCGGTGGTATTCTCTGTCTTGGTCTATTGTAAGTAGTACAATGCCTGTTAATGAGGTAAAGCACGTGTCTCTTTGCTTACTCGCAATATCTAGCGCttgcatctcctccatcatccgaaTCACCTACATCCCCGCGATGCTCACCTCCAGCGATTCCACCTACGCCATCAGCGGCGCCATGTACTGGTCCGCCATCGAGATTAACGTCGGCATCTTGGCCTCCTCCATCCCGTCCTTCAAAGCCATCGCCTCTCGTTTCCTCCCCCGCTTGATTGGCGAGTACAGCTCGAACCGCGGCTACGGCGGATGGTCGAGCAGCAAcatgagaaaagaagaatccgGCTTCTCCAAGGGTCGGGAGCATCCATTCGATATGAGTATTCTGCAGACCCAAGATGGGGACGCCATGACGGGCACGCAGATTGGGAGGAACAACAGCCAGGAACGCATTATTATACCGGAAGGGAAGATTTATGCTCATACGGAAATTGAGACGAATGTCGAAgtcagtacggagtactataCTCGCCCGATGCAGTCGTTTGATATTCCTCGGTCTCTGGGGACGCATAGTTCTTGAGAGGAGAACTATGCCTTTACTTTCTTCTACTTTTTGTTCTTTATTCCTCGTTACTTGTCTGCATAtacccttctcttcttcccacgTTCACTTAATTCCTATTATATTTCCCACCTAGTTACCTTCCCCTTATTTCCCTTATAGGGGAGCTTTCTTGATCCCCAATCCTTCCTTTTTAACGGCCCCTCAGAATATCTAGATGAATACCAACTAGAATGACCTCGGCACCAACCCTTAACGAATTGACCGCCGAATCTTGCAATAAACCATGCGGGTAGACTAACTAACTCAAATAAAAACCCCGTGATTGTCAAAGCAAACCTAGTTTAGTAGAAACTATTGAGAAAGCTAAAGCTAACCCCCCGACTGCAGTGGTATTCTATCTATCATATGCGCACCACAGCAGACAAAGAATCAAAGCAAGGATGACTGATACTCTGTGACATATGATCTACATGACAGGAATGATGATTTGTCACTCCACTTTCTTATCTTTTGGTAGAAATCAAGTGGATCCATAGTGCGTAGCAAGGTCATCCATCTGTCGAGACAATAGATTTACATACTGTAGACAAACGCATGATCGCGCATTACAAGATCACGATAGGGCCAGTATGCGACCATCAATTATTCTGCTTTACCCGGcttactagtaagtagccATCAGAGCTGGGCTAGGCTATTCTCGGGCATACCGTGAGGTGATAGGGCCTGATCTTGATGGATATGGAAATCCTTAAAGAAAGGGGCTGCGGACTGCAATTGCCAGACGATGGCAGATCCAGTCTACTGCGTAATGCACATTTGTAGTAGATAGTTTCGTCGGGGCAGCGCTCGGGCGCAACTATCACCATCAAATCAAATTGGTGGTTGTTTTCTGATGGGTTAGACATGACGACTGTGTATGCTTTGCACGGAGTACTCCGGTGATGTGCAGGGTTGCTTGCTGCAAGAGGTACATACTGTGCTGCTCCTGCACATCAGCAATACGGCCTTTCGTTCCcccctctatctctctcGGGAGGCGTTTTCAAAGTACAAAGTCTTCGCCACCAGTTCGTTCAGAATATTGCTTtttatcttctcttttttctttttcgtggCAATACGTACTTTTCCGAACGTGAGCGATCTCGGATGGAGattacttaattttaattcatTGTctccccctttcttttctttttctcttagAGCTCGGAGAAACTGAAAGTATGAtggttgctttctttttcctctcaaATCGATTCATTGTGACAATCTACTAAAAGTGCTACGTACTTACTTTTGAGGTCAGCTCCACTTGGTGACGGATGGGTCCGTCGGGCAACTTACAGGACCCGCAATCTGGAGATGCAGTAAGTGGTTGCCTTCAATTGGGATGCTCTGTGCGTTGAGAAGTGCCTCGGTGAGCTAATGCAATTTACTACTAATTGCTGTACTAAGTATTCCTTTTGGTTGTCGGCTGGCTGGTGGGTTTATGTGTTTGAATATTCGGACTTTTAGTACTATCTCTGCCTGCGTGCTCAAGTTTTGGTCTCCGTGGCACTCTGGATGCTTTGAATGCAATCAATTACTATGTGCCTTGTTCTATACTATGCCTCATTGATTTGGCTGTGTTATTATACGGAATACTCCGTCCCTTCAATCAAGCCTATTTCCATGTTTACGATGGCGTTCGATGGAGTTCTGGCCTTGGATCGAGCGATAGGGGTGTAGTTTGGATGGTTATGATGTTATCAATGAGTGCAGACTGGATATGTCTGGATTACTGGTGATGTAAGTTCCTTTTGAGGAAGACCCGGAAACAAGACTGGGAGAAGACTAAACAACCGTGCCCCTGGAAGTATGGTACCCATGCCCTGTAAGCAGATGCTAAGCACCGGGTTAACCAAGATTTGCGCAAAGGTTAACCTTGATGGAGGCAAATGGTTCTATCTATACATATAGTAGTGAATACCTTGTCGCGCGTGATGTTTATCGGTCGACATTTGAATCTACACCGAATAAACTTTGCTCGTGAAGATACAGTCCTCGAATCATGGCCCCTCCTTCAGAAAAGACCAAGGCTCAAATCAGCCAGATCCTCACCGGGGTCGAACACATCACTCGGCACAATCAAGACCCCTTCAAGGTGAAGATTGAAAACTTCATCGGCTATACGCACGTTCCGGTTGGATTAGCTGGACCGCTACACATTCGGACGCCCACAGGTCCCGACAAGGAGATCTGGGCGCCCATGGCCACCACTGAGGCGGCGGTAGTCGCCAGCTGCTGTCGCGGATGCAAGGTTGCCAATGCCTCTGGTGGTATTGAAGTCCacatggaggaggagggcatgACGCGCGGCCCGGTCTTTCGCTTCCAAAATCCCGGAGATGCGTTGCGATTTGCGCGCGCGCTGCCTACCCTCCAGGCATCGTTCAAGGAAGTGGCGGAGAGTACCAGCAAACATGCTCGCTTACAGAGCCTCAAACCGCATACGATCGGCAGCTCTGTCCATCTGCTTCTGAGCTACGCTTGCGGAGACGCGTCAGGCCAGAACATGGTGACTATAGCCACAGATTGGATCCGTGACTGGGTGTCGAAGAACCTAGAAAAGGAATATAAGGTTGTGGACACATTTGTGGAAGGCATGCTATCCTCGGACAAGAAGCCATCGTGGAGGAATGTGGCCGTTGTCCGGGGTGTCGAGACCGTGGCCTGGACAGCTCTATCCGACTCCGCATGTCAGCGAGTCTTAGGCTGCTCATCCGCACAGTTGTATAATTTCATTCAGACGACCCAAGAAGCGGGGAT harbors:
- a CDS encoding putative integral membrane protein Pth11-like (COG:S;~EggNog:ENOG410PMUK;~TransMembrane:7 (o6-30i42-64o84-109i121-140o160-185i197-217o237-256i)) — protein: MAATQGPVIAGVAISFAILSFVTICLRLFARIYVLKRMGLDDYLIIGACLLSWAFTAVTIVAVKHGMGQHMVDVDQSGLITYSFAVWLSSMFYLAALGFVKTSVCWFYTRLGDKQLTRMSLVMMCVVGCQATSFVLTAAFQCNPIARAWNTSIPGRCVTINVFYLANAALNITTDLLTYSLPIRVILKLHMPRKQKLALGGILCLGLFACISSIIRITYIPAMLTSSDSTYAISGAMYWSAIEINVGILASSIPSFKAIASRFLPRLIGEYSSNRGYGGWSSSNMRKEESGFSKGREHPFDMSILQTQDGDAMTGTQIGRNNSQERIIIPEGKIYAHTEIETNVEVSTEYYTRPMQSFDIPRSLGTHSS
- a CDS encoding hydroxymethylglutaryl-CoA reductase (COG:I;~EggNog:ENOG410PV8S;~InterPro:IPR002202,IPR023076,IPR023074,IPR009023, IPR004554,IPR009029;~PFAM:PF00368;~TransMembrane:1 (o342-362i);~go_function: GO:0004420 - hydroxymethylglutaryl-CoA reductase (NADPH) activity [Evidence IEA];~go_function: GO:0005515 - protein binding [Evidence IEA];~go_function: GO:0016616 - oxidoreductase activity, acting on the CH-OH group of donors, NAD or NADP as acceptor [Evidence IEA];~go_process: GO:0008299 - isoprenoid biosynthetic process [Evidence IEA];~go_process: GO:0015936 - coenzyme A metabolic process [Evidence IEA];~go_process: GO:0055114 - oxidation-reduction process [Evidence IEA]), encoding MAPPSEKTKAQISQILTGVEHITRHNQDPFKVKIENFIGYTHVPVGLAGPLHIRTPTGPDKEIWAPMATTEAAVVASCCRGCKVANASGGIEVHMEEEGMTRGPVFRFQNPGDALRFARALPTLQASFKEVAESTSKHARLQSLKPHTIGSSVHLLLSYACGDASGQNMVTIATDWIRDWVSKNLEKEYKVVDTFVEGMLSSDKKPSWRNVAVVRGVETVAWTALSDSACQRVLGCSSAQLYNFIQTTQEAGIRNGQHGSNMDSANILAAIFIATGQDPACVADASWAHLTPEYDQASKTITLSLYFPSMPVGVIGGGTSYATQQEGLRIMQCNEPGGKRRLAGYIAAFALALEISSASAVVTKTFARSHKRLARWEASERPRSKL
- a CDS encoding cytochrome P450 (COG:Q;~EggNog:ENOG410PK71;~InterPro:IPR001128,IPR017972,IPR002401,IPR036396;~PFAM:PF00067;~TransMembrane:1 (o16-37i);~go_function: GO:0005506 - iron ion binding [Evidence IEA];~go_function: GO:0016705 - oxidoreductase activity, acting on paired donors, with incorporation or reduction of molecular oxygen [Evidence IEA];~go_function: GO:0020037 - heme binding [Evidence IEA];~go_process: GO:0055114 - oxidation-reduction process [Evidence IEA]), giving the protein MGVGEDLLSKVTTTNVILGLVAYVVLQFVYQIVYYHFFHPLAKFPGPFWGGVTRLWIAWHNLRETELQTVYDLTKKYGPVVRITPTLLLVSDPKKLPDIYHRNADKTGHYITGSFGETESLFNMRSHKTHAAFRKHIAGPYSFSNVKRMEPLLDAHIEHWLQKIDERFARTGAVFDFSWWAVYMAYDIISEVGFGAPFGFVEQGQDVGGLVQGFHDGLPAFGLLARLHPFTSWMKTTFMKKYLVATPQDDSGIGVLMRFRDRLIDQRLRDLEEKKDIGRIDLLQTFLEARTEEGKPLDMEYIRAEVLLVLLAGADTTGTVFQALVYNLMTHTEVYERMMAEIDDAARKGLISPMAQYQEIVEHLPYYAACVRETLRLNPSAPNLFPRYVSEPGIDLYGKFAPAGTEISSNPWIVHRDQEVFGADANVFNPERWLDVERAKLMNKYMFTFGYGTRVCLGKDIAMMELFKGPLQLFRNFKLHSIASKPSAHFVIKGGVGFWRDMWVTVDKRGAVKAM